A window of the Xenopus laevis strain J_2021 chromosome 9_10L, Xenopus_laevis_v10.1, whole genome shotgun sequence genome harbors these coding sequences:
- the r3hdml.L gene encoding peptidase inhibitor R3HDML produces MTLIHHHIFFSGVFLWITPLSSAFLLDRATELLSLSNRNQTEHMFGTGIPRIRRKRYISPRDMSALLDYHNQVRSKVFPPAANMEYMVWDERLAKSAESWANQCKWDHGPNQLMRYVGQNLSVNSGRYRSIVDLVKGWYDERQHYSFPHPRECNPSCPNKCTGAVCTHYTQMVWASSNRIGCAVNICSNINVWGSTWRQASFLVCNYSIKGNWIGEAPYKLGRPCSACPPSYGGVCSNNMCFSGVKSNKLTWF; encoded by the exons ATGACTTTGATACACCATCACATCTTTTTCTCTGGAGTTTTCCTGTGGATTACACCATTGTCAAGTGCTTTTCTCTTGGACAGAGCTACTGAACTGCTGAGTCTTTCCAACCGAAATCAAACCGAGCACATGTTTGGCACTGGGATTCCCAGAATCAGGAGGAAGCGTTACATTTCTCCCAGAGACATGAGCGCTTTATTGGACTATCATAACCAAGTGCGGTCGAAAGTATTTCCTCCAGCTGCTAATATGGAATACATG GTTTGGGATGAGAGGTTAGCAAAGTCTGCAGAGTCGTGGGCAAATCAATGCAAGTGGGACCATGGACCTAATCAACTCATGCGCTATGTAGGGCAAAATCTCTCCGTTAATTCTGGCAG ATATCGCTCAATAGTGGATCTTGTGAAAGGATGGTACGATGAAAGGCAACATTATTCATTTCCCCATCCCAGAGAGTGTAATCCCAGCTGCCCTAACAAGTGCACTGGAGCAGTGTGCACACACTATACCCAG ATGGTATGGGCATCATCCAACAGAATAGGGTGTGCCGTCAATATCTGCAGCAATATAAACGTCTGGGGCAGTACGTGGAGGCAGGCATCATTCCTAGTGTGCAATTATTCAATAAA GGGAAACTGGATAGGAGAAGCTCCATATAAGTTAGGGCGCCCTTGCTCTGCTTGTCCCCCCAGTTACGGAGGTGTCTGTAGCAACAACATGTGTTTCTCAGGGGTGAAGTCCAATAAGCTGACCTGGTTTTAA